One Hevea brasiliensis isolate MT/VB/25A 57/8 chromosome 6, ASM3005281v1, whole genome shotgun sequence genomic window, ATTCAATTATGtggtttatttttatttattactgGCACCACTAAGTTGTATTGTTTAGCGCGTCACTATTTGCCactcgtaggtactggagatgtagatagagagcccagcaaacctcagactgggtgagcatTCAGATTTATatcgagtccagagtcacctccactactgtgcattttggtagggccaCTAGGCTTCAttagatattttgtattttggattttgtaattaaattattattttgtcatgtacattataaactcatgtacttataGACTGGTGTAATTAGTTGTAAATTATGTTAATAAATAACATTTTGAGTATTTCTCTAGGAAATTGAGTTTGATTATAATATGAATGGGATGTATGAAATTGTGTTGAACagttgagaattgttgaaattttattgatggttattgaagttgagaatatgatgaacatattgggagtgtttttaataggttttgaagaattgttttttcaatttatagccggcattctaccggattttctgtaaaatttacaGACATtcgaattaatcaaaatttcgATAAATGACATAAATGGTATGAGTTTCACTTAAAAGTCTTTAAatcaataaatcaagaactgtaattgaaataagataagataacgtgctccggcacactatatgacatgccttgcttgaatacactgtaaacgggtaagaggtgtcacacaaatatataatttacattcttttataTAGTTAATGCAATTTTTTTCCTAAAAATTGAGAGTTACCTTTCAAATCTTCAGTATAAGTGATTAGCGGTTGTTTTatccatttattttttatttgcttttttttttcttgcattagaatatttttttgttttaagtaaataataattttttttcaactgaaaaatataaaaaatacatgaaaaatagaattatattaaaaatttaaatgcaagtAAGAATAATTAGAAATATTAgttgaaatcaatttaaaaaatagaATGTATTTAATAATTTGGCTAATGAATCAAATGTTAAAATAGTCCAAATTTGTAATATCATATTAGGCAGTAATTTAGTATTATTCAATTTATTTAACTAGTagcatcaataaattttaaattatttttataaataaaataattttactatattttaaataaagtaattacataaattaattataatttatgtgtaaaaagaattaaagaatgtttttcttaaataattataccataaattaatttaaaaaattactatatatatatatatatatatatatatatatatatatatatatatatatatatatacacgcaaATGTGAAACAATGTGATACCAATTTAAAGTTATCCATAATTTTAAAACATTCATTAAATTTAGCTtagcttttttaatttttattttgttagaaattaacatttaattgtttttcttttttaattttattttattgtaaacGATGTAGTTTAAAATCAAAACGAGGTCGTTTTAGATGTAGGGTTACAACCCACTCTTGAAAAACCCCTTTAACACCTCTCTCCACTTATCCTCATCTGCAGCCGCTCGCGGTCTCGCTGTGTGTTTCCATCGGCTCGCTCTCATTTTTCATTTCACCCCCTACCTTCCGTTCCTGCAGCCTACCCACCTGTCCTCTGTAAGATTGCATAGGTACGATTtctttgtttcttcttttctatTCTTCTTTGAATTTTCATATGAAACTGGTATTCAATTCTTCGAGGTTAACTCAGGCGCACACCCATTTGAGTAGGGCACACCCCCATTTGAGTAACATTGTTGTCGAGTCCCGGCATTAGTCCAAAAAGCTGGGAACTTTTCCCCAGGAAGTTGTAAATTCACTCTTGTTTCGTAATTTTTCAATTTCCCTTTCTTAATAAGAAATTATATCTGTTCATTGTATGTTAAGATATTTTCTTAGACATATGTTTGTGTTTTATGTATCTTCGATATACAGATTATTGGCTCCTAATTAATTGTAATTAGTTTAATATTGATGTGTGGTGATGATTTTGGTTTCCGGGATGTGATGATTATTTCCCTTAAAACACTTACAAtggagagaagagaaaagaaaaggaaagaaattgaATCTCTCCAATTTCTCTAGTGTGGACAATAAACAGAGAAGATAAAGGAGGATAAATAAGGAGAAAGGAGGATAAATCTGATTTCCcgatttctcttttttctctccAAATATTTCACTCCAAATTGGAGGAAAATGAGGGGAAATGtgagaataattattaaaattatttaaatgtccTTATTCCATAGTTAGACATAAGAAAAATTGAGGGCAAAATAgttttttccttcttttcttttAAGAGAGAAATTGTACCATTTTAATAATCTATCCAAGCAAGGAAGCAtttgctttcttttcttttctcttcgttTCTCTTGTTCAATTTCTCCTCATTTCTCTTGCACAATTAAGGATCCAAACAAGAGGTTAATCTTAATTAGAGTAAAGGTTATATGTATATTTAATCATGCTTGATACATGTATGCTAGAAACCCAACCTTTCTGTTAAACATAAGCCAAATTTGTTATTATAGTGATGCATTCTCATGCTTCTAATCCATAATCTTATAGATTCTTCACAAAACACTATCCATATCTGAGTATCCTTGGGTTCAAGTAACTATGAGTAGTAGATCACTTCTTTGGTAAATGGAACTAAAACCATACTAATGAACTGCTGTGAGTGTGAGCAGATGGGGCCTTCGATTTTGGGTTGTTTCCTCTCCTTCCCAAcaccaccacccccccccccccccctcccaccctctcctcctcctcctcctctatCTAAATGCTGCATTGCCAGGAAGTCTCTAAGTTATATGCAGCTAATGTCCTTTGGTTACTTTTTCTTAATGTTGTAGTTAATTGTTTGTAATCGGTCAatgtgatataatttttttttattccttaattttatgcAGATGAATAGGGAGAAGCTTATGAAGATGGCTGGTGCAGTTCGCACTGGTGGGAAGGGCAGCATGAGAAGGTGGGAAGTGTATTCTGATTTCTAGCTTGGAATTTATCTCACAATGTATGCCATATCAAGTTTTACGAAAGCAGCTTAAAGAAAAAAGAAGCATAACAGCTGTAAAATTATCAAGGCTAGTGCAGCTATTCAGCTGAATGTGATAGTGAATGGATTCTTTGTATTGTGTTTTTATATTCTTGCTCCATCTGAACTTCTCTGACATTAATTGTACCATTTTAGTACTGTTCAAATGGTATTGTCAATGATTTGGCGCTGGTATGGTGTCATTGATGCATGTCTGATGTCTTACAATGCATGGCAACTTTAATATCATTTACGTTGACTTCAGATTTAAGTTCTGTCAACTTTTGATTTTTGCCAATGTTATTTTAACCTATGTTGAGTTTCTGTTATTGCTTGGTTGCAAGTTTTCTTTTAAATCTTTGCTTCTTACCACAGAAAGAAGAAGGCTGTACACAAGACTACTACTACAGATGACAAAAGGCTCCAGAGCACGCTGAAGAGAATTGGAGTGAATGCTATTCCTGCAATTGAGGAAGTCAACATATTCAAGGATGATATAGTTATCCAGTTTGTAAATCCCAAAGGTGAAGCCGCACTCTGCACATGGATTGATTTATTCACATCTTTCACGCCGCTCATGGTAGAatatcttttacatttttattgcagtTCAAGCATCCATTGCTGCCAATACATGGGTTGTTAGTGGATCTCCACAGACCAAGAGTATGCTTCTAATACTTGTATCGCCTTTAGACATTACATGATTATTATTTCAATAGCTTGTATTTGCtgttaggggtggccacggtttaGGAATTGCCGGTTACGGTTTCCTGAACCGCCGttcaggttcaatgaaatcatgaacctgaaccaaactgtTAGGGGATTTTTTGGGAGACGGTTCCTGGATCGTTGGTTTCGGTTCAAGCTTTGATTTAAACGGTTTGAAGGGCGGTTCAAAAAAGAATGGTTCAAAATGGTTTGAAGGACGGTTTGGAAGCAGTTTAGGGGCGGTTTAACGGTGacttagacaaaaaaaattagaaaaaaattttattggttcgaaatttaagttatatttgtaaaaatattttaatttttcttagaaatctttcaatcaaaataaaataagaaaaaagagaatgaaaataatttatctttaagaaaaatttaataagcaaatGCTTGaacttaattaaaaattatagatgaaattaattttttttctaagaaattagaaaaaagtgtatgaacttaattttgcttatgtattcctttaggatttagaggactcaaaatttctagttctattgcttgcctttttttaaaaattatatgataattgataattaaaaaagtataaaaaagaaaaaaaaattaaaatagagggtattaaaaattttattgaggatataaaataataacagagtaattgagatagtattgaaaatttcagtgagcaaataaaataataaagtaggaaaattgagagagtacTAGGAATTAAAAGGAGTGTGGAAAATAATTGtttagagaatttgagagaaattgaaaaagTATTAAGATTTAAAGAGAGTGTAAAGAATAATTGTGTCAAGaactaatgatatatataaatgaattaggagtggggTGAGGTGTTTATTGAATTCTTTTGTATTTAAATCGCCGGTTTGGTCCGATTCAGAACCGTCGGTTTAATTCGGTTTGGAATCGTCGATTCATGGTTCCTggaaaatatgaacctgaaccaaatcaTAGAAGGACAATTTCGGTCCAGTTCGAAACAGGTTTCGATTTTGACTGGTTTTGGTCCGGTTTCAGAACCGGTTCGGTTTCGGTTTGAaactgaaccgtggccacccctatttGCTGTTATAATTTTGTCTGTTAATGATATATACTTGTGCCATGCCCTCAAAGCTAGGAAGGTTAGCAACATTATACAGGCCAAGATGAAATAGTGTTGTCAAAAGGGCTAGGCGCCCTTAAGGCGAGAAGGTTCTCTATTGCCTAGGCACTTGCCCAAGCAAAGTGAggcattaatttattttaaaataataaataattaaatataagatGTAAAAAGTCTTACATATTACATAATCAATAAATTGCCAaatttcattcattatgtcatgcaAACTCAAAATCCTATTTATCTAGTCATCTTGTAGATGCTAAAAGGTGAAAACAAATCAAGTTAGCTTTTCtcattctcaatttttttttttaaatttcttgccTTTTTCTCACCTAGGGGTGCCTGATGATGCCTCGCTTGGGCGCCTAGGCAGTGCTTAGTTGAAGATGCTTTGCTTGGAGCCTTCCCAGGTGAGGTGCCTAGATTTTGCCTCGTCCAGGAGGCTAGGCAAGCGCCCGGGTGCCTCGTGACAACACTGAGATGaaagaataaaaattataattagaaagTCATCAAAGTTGATACTGAAAAAAAGTGAAGACAAAGAAGATGGTTTCTGACAGTATTGAGTTGTTTAATAACATCAAGTAGGACAGTTAGTAAATGTTCAGGTGAAGTCAAAAACTAATACAGGAAAAATCAGAAAGATTTCTTTAAAATAAGTGATAAAAAAGGAAGATGAAGCAAATAAGGTTTGACCGTATATGGCTGTTTTATAGTCGTATTTCTGCACCCCATTGATGTCATGAACGGTATTTAGGGAATACTTTTggcaaatttgaagttaattgatCAATGAGTTCAGTTTATTTGAAGAAACAAAAATAAGTTATGGAACTCTAATGAAATTTCTTGTGAAATACATCACTTTAGAATTCTTTGTGCCCATAGTTATTAAAGGTGCAAGGCACATTAAGCCTCAAGAGGTCTTGGAGCCTAGGTGCAAGGCACAGGTAGGTGAGAAAAGAATACAACAGTTCATATTAACAGCATGAAATAATTAGAATTCTTCTGATTATTTagctaaaaattatttttaatagacaataTAAGCATAATAGACAATCATCAATTCATGCAAATTAGTTTAATGGTTAATGGATTATTCTAAAAAGAAAGGTGAGAAAAAAGAGAGGCAGCAAATGCAGGCTGAAGAAAAGGGAGTGAGAAAaggagaaaaacaaaagaaaaaagggACAATCAGAGGCAACTAGATGGATTGAAGAAAAGGGAGTGAAGAATAGGATAGGcttaacaaatttaaaaaaaaaaaaacctcttgtgcctttttttctcttttatttttttttatttgtttattttttgaCTTGGTACACATGATTTCATGGTAAGTTCACTTATAAAGTAACAAGTTTTTGAAATTGAATGTACTACTTTCCTAATTTTGAGCTGATACATACATCTTTCACATACAAACATTGGAAACCTATATCAAGAAATAAGTGAATGGTAATCTTAATTCTAAGAGAGACAATTACCTTAATTGACTTGGTTTCTATTATTGTAATTTCTCTTATAGGTGGCATTCCTATGTTTGGTTTGCATGGGAATATTGTTTTCCCAGGAAAGTTACTTCATGAACTGGTGGTTCCCACCACAACTTTCCCATCCTAAAGGTTGGGAAAGTTACATCCCCATGGGAATGTTATGttagaaaaattatataaaaaatattgtcCTTAATTACAATTATGTTTGGACCAACATAAAGCATTATAAGTATTATTTGTTATATAATAACAAGACTATATATTTTTTCATCTTTTGGAAAAAAAGCAATGTACACTTTttttttctaatgatattaaaatcTTGCGTTGAATttgattcaacttaaaaatttcatACATTTTGTATTCCATCAATCacgtaattaaatattaatttaaaaacttATAGATTAACAACTTAGGTAAATAAAATGAATTCATGTTAGAGGTACTATAGTAATTCATTAcacttttttgtttaattttatttattgacCTGCAAAATATTTCAAAGAAACTTATATTCTAATAAAAAATGATAGTGTCATTTTCCTTGAATCTATTACCTGGAAATCCACCTGGGAAGTGATTTTAGATGGGAATGTAGAATTCTGGTAGCTAAAAGCCCTTGTAACATAATTTGTGATCATTTGACGAATCCCTATGATTTCACTCTCAATAGAAATTCAATTCAACAGTGCAGATTTTACAAGGAATTAAGTAAATGGTAATCCCAACTCTAGGAGAGACGATTGCCTTGGTTGACATAGCTTCTAACAATGCACTGTCTCCTATTAGATAGTTTATTGTTATTTGACAAATCCCTATGATTTCACTCCAATGGAAAGTTAATTAAATAGTGAAGATTTTCAAATCAAATAACaattgaaagaaaaaagaaaaacacaTTTGCAGCCTTAAATCTCATAGAGGCTTGCCTAGGCATGCGCCTCAGGAGGGTCACCAACTTTTGGTGTTTGAGGCGATATGGTTGTGGCCTGTGCACCTTGCACCTGAGCCTTGATGCACACCTCATTTAGTAACTATGTGCTGCCCCTAAAGTCTTGTTAACATCAGAACTCAAACCACACGTAATCCTGAAGAGACAAAAGCTTTTAGCATTCTCCTGAACATTGATATCCATTTCATTGTACCAAAATGATTGGTTACAACAGTATGTTTATAAAGAGATTCTTTAAATACCTTATTCTTACTGGAATTGGAATCCTTGGTAGGAAATTGATGCAAacagtcaattttttttttaaattatttgatataagAAATGCAAAATTTGTTGTTATTTAGAAAATTTGTGGGAATTTTCTTTTTAGGATTTGTTTGCTTCCTGTTAATGTGTAGTAAGAATTCTCTTATTTGGTTAACTAATTCTAATGGGATAACTACACTTACAATTTAAATTGTTGTAGGCTTGATGATAGAATTAGTTTGAAAGCATATCTGCCtgtaattctctctctctctctctctctctctctctctctccttccttCTTTTGCAGTTATTCCTATTTTCCTTAATTCAGTATTCCTATTTTCCTTAATTCAGTTTTCTTCTTGGATTCTGATGGTGCTATTCTTTTGTCAAGCATTCAGATATTCAAGAATCCTAAATCAACTTCGCATAAAAAACCCTTTTTTTCTTTGAAGTCAATTCTAAAATTTCTCATTTATCAATCCCTAATCTGCTGCAGACACCAAACAGATCAGTTTGAACCTGCATATGATTTTGCATGTTGACGAAGGAAAGCCTAAATAAAATCACACAAAGAAAAAAATTGAGGGTGTGTTTACATGTGAAAAAACTAGAGCAGTTTTCTGGAAAATTTTTTCAAGAAAACTGAAAAGTGCGATCAAATGTAAAATTTTTCAaacttgaaaactaaaaattaattttcCAGTTCTCTAAATTACAAGTATAAACATGGAAGCTCCTCTATGTTTTCTTTGTTCTTTGTCTTGGGTTGTGGTTTCAATCCCAGACTCAAAGCACACCCttttcaaatttttctttttattgtctTCCTATTAAGCTATTTGAGTTTCCTACAAGTTTGGgcccttctttttttctttctcaagTTGCAATGTTTGGTTTtacgagttttttttttctttttatttttatttattagtttcatttttccttttcatttttaGTTATTAAGTGTCCATaataatattcttttttttttttttaagtatagtGCCTTTTATttacattataataattttaacttAATGAAAATCCCTAATAAATGAATTAATAAATCTTTTTAATAGAAAAATAACATTCATTTTTCAATTGTTTCGTTTCAAGTTCATTTGTGTTTACTCTTTTGTGAAAAGTAATTGTGAAAAGATAATTAGAAAAATCCATGCTTTAATTATAAATCCATACTTACGATTTCAACAAATGAACATGTAATCGAAGTTTTCCATAGAAAATGAAAAGTTTGAAAATTTTCAGTAGA contains:
- the LOC110653949 gene encoding nascent polypeptide-associated complex subunit beta translates to MNREKLMKMAGAVRTGGKGSMRRKKKAVHKTTTTDDKRLQSTLKRIGVNAIPAIEEVNIFKDDIVIQFVNPKVQASIAANTWVVSGSPQTKKLQDILPQVLSHLGPDNLDNLKKLAEQIQKQAPGAGATATTAQVDDDDEVIPDLVAGETFEAAAEEGNAAA